gagagagggagagagagctcagaGCAAGAGGAAGTCTAGtctgcttgagagagagagagagagagagggagagagagctcagaGCAAGAGGAAGTCTAGtctgcttgagagagagagagggagagagagctcagaGCAAGAGGAAGTCTAGtctgcttgagagagagagagggagagagagctcagaGCAAGAGGAAGTCTAGtctgcttgagagagagagagggagagagagctcagaGCAAGAGGAAGTCTAGtctgcttgagagagagagagggagagagagctcagaGCAAGAGGAAGTCTAGtctgcttgagagagagagagggagagagagctcagaGCAAGAGGAAGTCTAGtctgcttgagagagagagagggagagagagctcagaGCAAGAGGAAGTCTAGtctgcttgagagagagagagggagagagagctcagaGCAAGAGGAAGTCTAGtctgcttgagagagagagagggagagagagctcagaGCAAGAGGAAGTCTAGtctgcttgagagagagagagggagagagagctcagaGCAAGAGGAAGTCTAGTCTGCTTGAgacacagcagagagggagTACAGAGGAGCAGAGTTAAGAAGTCAGATAGTCTGTCTGGTAGCTCACCACCTTAAAGGTTAGGAAGGTGAAAGGTCAAATGATGGAAATGTCAAGAGGTTGAGTCGGAGGTTAAAGTAAAAGCTGCAAGGTCAGAGTTTAAGGAGAGTCATCTTAATGTGTCGATGCTCACAGGACCTCAAAGTCTGCAGATTACTGGGAGGGAAACATGAAATACGTCTACTTGAAATGTATCTTTTTTGTCCAACAGCATCCCTATCCCacagaggatgagaagagacaGATTGCAGGACAGACTAACCTCACCTTGCTACAGGTGAACAACTGGTAAGACCATGTGGACTGTTGCTGAAGCCAACTGTGTCACCGACGAGAGAAGGTGTCTCACGTTTACGGCGCTGTGTCGTCCTCTGCTGGATTAAGAAGGCTAGCGCAATGAAGAACTAGTTTCAGATTTTCTGtaattcactctctctctctgtgtctctctctctgtgtctctctctctctctccccctccccccaggtttATTAACGCCCGTAGGCGTATCCTCCAGCCCATGCTGGATGCCAGTAACCCCGACCCGGCGCCCAAAGCCAAGAAGATGAAGTCTCAGCATCGCCCCACGCAGCGCTTCTGGCCCGACTCCATTGTGGCGGGCGTGCTTCAGAGCCACGGGGCCCTCGCAGGAGGCCACTCCGACAGTACGACgccctctgtctcacctctcaccctgtctgtctcacctctcaccccgtctgtctcacctctcaccccgtctgtctcacctctcaccccgtctgtctcacctctcaccccgTCTGTCTCACTTCTCAGCccgtctgtctcacctctcaccccaTCTGTCTCACTTCTCACCccgtctgtctcacctctcaccccgtctgtctcacctctcaccccgtctgtctcacctctcaccccgtccttctcacctctcaccccgtctgtctcacctctcaccccgtctgtctcacctctcaccccctctttctcacctctcaccccctctgtctcacctctcaccccgtctgtctcacctctcaccccgtctgctcacctctcaccccgtctgtctcacctctcaccccgTCTGTCTGAACTCCtcctgtcccactgtctgttcAGATGGTGGaaacatctgtgtttgtgtccctgtgtccttCTGTGATGTGCTCTGTTTGTCTTATGGTTGAAAACTGCGGGAAGGTAAAAACGTGgatcgttgtgtgtgtgtttacatgcgcttctgtctgtgtgtgtgtgtgtttgtgtgtgtatatttgtccCGGCTAAACTTCCTGTGTCCTGTTGCGGTGCAGACTCTCTGAACATGGACGGGCTCCAGCCCCTGTCCTCCGACTCAGCCACCCTGGCCATGCAGCAGGCCATGCTGGCCGCAACCGAGGACTCCATGGATggcacggaggaggaggaggaggaggaggaggaagaggaggaggaggaagaggaagggatggaggatgaagaggaggaggaagaagaagaggatgacAGTCAGGGGGGGAGACAGCTGTCCGCTGGAGGAAGTGGGAGGAGAGGCCTGTctatggagcagagagagggactcgagtaagaggaggagaagaagacttGAGTAACTAaagaagaagagatggagaggctaGTCTCCTATGACCCTGGCACACACCCACGCCCATTCAGATTCAGCTACAACTGACCACTAACACTTTAAGGGGCATTGTTTCGTTTTATACATGTTTATAATCTCCAGACTCTGAAAGACTCCCAGACAGAGCCATTAGTAGGAGCCCCTGTGTGAGGTGTGcattctttttgttgttgttgcaaaaATGGACAATTCATGACCATGACAATGAATATCTACAcgtcaaaaaaataaataagaagaACCTTTTACATTTTGTTGCAAACATGTTCTGTCTGGTTGTCGCGCCTGGTCCTCATGTAGGTCTTCCTCTGCTGGTGTCATCTAGGCCGCGGTCCTGTGTCAACACGGGGTGGTTCTCAGGTGAACTCCATTAAAGCACAAACATTTATTTGGAGAACTCTAAACACGACAGACGGTATATTTCCATGAACGCAGAGCGGTCACAACATGGCCTAATGGATGTTTTTTTGTGCATGATTTccgggggggcgggaggggggaagaTTTTTCCACAGCAAAAAAAAGAGAATTAAACACAGAGAAACCAGTGACAGCACAATATATGCACATGAATGATGTTTTTCTGTTTGAAGTTTGTGTTATGGTGAGGAAAGCTTATTTATTCCTTTCTTCCCCAGCTTGCCAGGATGTTGGTAGCTTATTTTTGAATAAAGATGTAACGTTGCTTTCCAGAGCGCCTGGCTTGGATGGGTGTGTATGAAGCAAAGCTAACTGTCTAACCTGTGGCTGTGCATTCTGCCCTTAAGCCAATGTGATCAACTATCGTACAATGAAATATGATAAACAACTAGGACTCCTTCCAACGTCTCACATCACGCCGTCTCAAGTCGAGGGATTGTACGAACGAGGGATCGTATGAACGCAGGGAGAACTCGCTTCTCAAATGACGTACACGTCTTTCACCAATGAACTTTTGCAAAGACGTCAGGCATGAGAAGAGCACTGTCCTATTTCTGGGACTATTTCTCTCTATTTTAAGTGAAAGATTTTCAAGAAACTGTGAAAACTATTTCCGCCCTGGGTTTTGTGTTCCAGTTGACAAAAATGGATCAGCATCTGTTTCTAACGTAATGTCTTGAAAGGAAAGACGAACATGTTATTGAATGTTTCTTGGGCTTGTTGTTTGTGAAGTATGTTTCTCATTACTCTTCTGTTCCTTTTGTCCATTGCTTTTTTTAATGGTTCTTTCAGAGCAAGTGATAATAGggaatatttttattttgtttgtacaCATTGTTGTCATAAACTATTGTGTTTCAATAGATCAATTGTAATAATTAAAAGAGATAAAACTACTGCTTTGTTCTGTGATTTCTTTAGTGGATTGGTGTTATGGATACCTAGTAGGGCTGATGTGCAAgggatagctcagtggttagaaaATTTGATTGTAGATCCAGAGGTTGCAGGTTAAAATCTCCCTTTGTACGCCCCATTGGCACTAAATAACGACATTATATGCCATCAGATgtgcgtatgagtgtgtgtgtgtgttgtgttgttccTGCCTCTCCTCAGGTCTGTATGAGCACTTCAGATTACAGATCGTGTTCTGAGATAGTGGCCTTGATGTCATCTAACCTCCCATTACCCATGGCTGTGGTTGCAATCCCGTCAGCTGTAAATCAGCCCTGTGATTCTGCTACTCTAATGAAACATCCACACATCTTCAAGCAACTTCTTGTTAggtaaaacattaaaaaaaaacagataaCATTCAACTTCTGTTCTTGAGTGCAGTATATAGGATGAGCAAACATCTCACTATAAACTAACCCTATGAGTGCCTCGTCTAGGTCCAGCGCCCAGTGCCTAGCAGCAGTCTGGAGTCACAGTGAGTATAAATAGGTGGGGAAATGACAGAGCAGGAGAAGCCAGTGTTTCTGAGGCTGTTTGAAGTGGGGCGCTGCCCTGGTGCTGGTCTGCCTGGAGCGCTGAGacctcagagaggagggggggcaaggaaacacacacacacacacatacaagtactacaaacacacacaagcaatgaGCCCcataaagcacacacacacacacagttaatgctagtgcgaacacacacaccagacctttTCAGTCAATTCTGAACCACTAAAATCTGTGCTTACACTCACCCACAGGCCCTTTATCATCATGTCCCGCCCTGGTCCTGCCCCGGTCCTGCCCCAGTGCAGCATCTCAGAGCCGGCCCAGAGTACTTAAAGACCTCGCCAGCAGAGGCTTCGGACGGTGCCTCTGTGTCTCACATCATTCAATCACTGGATTTCTATTCTGTCTTCGGTCACAGGAGCTAGTTGACGCACTGAAGGTAAGGAGTTTCTGAGGGGGGGGAATATGAAGTGGATATTCAGTGATTTATTCTGAAACTTGCAACAATGCAATCAATATCTTACAAAGTACTTACAGGTCATTATAGCCTACTATACTTAAACTATAAATAAGTCTAAACTCTTGTTGGTTATAATTAAAGGGGGAGAAAATAATCTTACACCTTAGGCTATGTCAACGGGCATTTTGATGTAATTGCCTCAATGTACTCTCtattcatttagcggacgcttttatccagagggatgttcagGAGGGATCTGAACTCGTGATCTCGTGCAGCTGTACACCTTTACATCCTCCTAGCATCTGTGTAGCATCACAGTGAACAGACCTTATCCATGTAAGCATATCTTCTCTCTAGGTGTCAAAATGTCCATCGCCAACGCGGCCGCCACGGCCATGTTGTCCGACGCGCTGCTCCAGGAGGGCTCTGCCTCTGGCACCAACCGCCTGATTCACCTGGAACTCGAGCTGCCGCTGGACAAGGTCATCAAGTTCGTCTCCGTGGGCCTGCCGCTGCTGCTCGTGTCCATGGCTTGCGCCCGCGAGATGTCCGTCGGTCAGTCGGTTTTTGTTGAACCCTCATGCTTCTTTGATCAGGATTTGTTTGACCAGTGTTTTTGTACCTACTTGACGACATCGTGTCGTGCAGGAACTGGGCTTTATCTTCCTGTATCTACTGTAAGCTACAGTTATAGGCTAGTCAAAATTGGTTAAATAGGGACCTAAACATTATGCCAAATAAATAGTACAGTTCATCACTAAACCTAGAATGGCTCACACTACAGTGGCCTAACTCCAGCCAGTGTGCTGACGTGTAGTCTACGTGAGCGGATTCATTGAGAACCCGGCTGCGTGTTGCACAGCACTGGAGGAGGCCTGCGCCAAATCTGTCTTTGACTTCAAACTAACGATCCCCTCCCATCATCGCCGGCCTGCAATCAGCCGCTCCAGATGCTAATTGGCAGGGGGATGATTGAGAGCGGCGTTCGCCAGCGTCTTcgttctgtaattaaagacagcATCGCTCAACTCTCAGCCCTCTCTCTATTTGTGTCAAATGAGAGGATATGTTAATTAACTGGAGGCTGTCTAGTCGAGGCGGTGATACTGGGGAAGGCTTGCTGATGCATCTTGGCCTACATAAAGCTGCCTTCCCTAAGGACATGATTattctgctcctgtctctctgcaccTGGCTAGAATGCTTTGCCTGCTAATAACTGAGAAGCAAGCAAACACTTGTGTTTTGGAACTCTGTCTGAAGGAGACGTGGGTGTGATTCCCAACATCAGGATCACTGCTGGTTTCagctacagcacacacagcgGGAGTAGTTCACTTAACATCGAAGatcctttctctttccttctctctcgttTATAcagacacgcgcgcgcacaaCCACACTAACTCGTTCAGTATGTAATTGAATCCTGTACAGTTGCCTGTAATAACAGCATCTATGTTCTTACAGTAAATTGGTAGTTGTACATAGCTACTTCTAGAGTCTCTGGCAGAGGGTAGAGGTTGTTTTATAAATAGTGTGTCTGAGCCGTAGCTGTGGGTGGTTCAGCAGTGGAGGGGAGCGCTCTGGTGTCTCCACCCAGAATCAGAGGCCGCAGAGAGGCTGGGCGTGGAGGGGACCACTGCTCATGTGGTCCAACCATGTGGATAGTGGTGGGAAAACAGCCCTGCTAAGCGCCCATGTTAATACATGCAGCCTCACATTAGAAGGGTGTAGTAATGCTCTGTTTAAAAGGACCGGTTTTCCCACATACCCAAATAGAAACATCTGCTTTTGGAGGATAGTTTGAGTCTGAAGACTCTGTCAGGGACATGGAACTTAGGACAATGTCTGTTGGCCAACTAACCTGGTCCTGTAGGCCAACTGACCTGGTCCTGTAGGCCAACTAAACtggtcctgtgtgctgtgtggtggTTGTGCTTCTTATTCCAGGACCACAAATTACCTGTTTTCCTCCCAACAACTTCACggtgaagcaggcagtgtatgTGGATACCTACTGCTGGGACTCCCTCATGCACCACGAGTCTGACGTCAACGGAAACTTCGAGGAACGATCCTTATGGGTCCACAAAGTAACTGACACGTTTCATACCTTGTGATTACACTTATACAGTCACAAGACAATGTTTAGAAATGTTTACTAATCAGTCTAATTATTACGTTCAAACAAAGAACAGTACGGTGCTAAAGTCATTCAGATTTTTTTCATGCGGACTATaaatatgaatgtgttttatATGTATCTGACATAGCTGCTATAATGATGTGTAATACAATTAGCGTATCTGGAACATTTACTTtatctaatctctctctctgcctctctgtctgtttccctctctgtctctcttcatccctccccctccctctcccccctcccccccctccccctctctccccctccctctacccctccgccctaccccctccccctcccccccctctctcctccctctcccctctttctctcccccctcccccctcccccctcccccctcccccctctctctctctcccccctcccccccctccccccccccccccctccccctccctccctccccagatgTTCCCCTACTCTCTCCTGGCCATGGCCATGTTGATGTACCTGCCTGCTCTGATCTGGAGGTACCTTGCCATCCCCAGCCTGGGCTCAGACCTGCTCTTCATCATCGACGAGCTCGACAAGTCCTACAACCGCTCGGTGCGCCTGGCGCAGAACATCCTGGACATGAGACAGAACACAGAGAACCCTCTGACCTTCCAGGCTGAGCTGGACAGGTCAGGCAGCCTCCACTCATGAACCCTTTAAGAACACAGGGACAGTGTCTGCGCAGCATCACAATAGTCTATCCTGATCTgacatgtgtgtctgttggaAAAATACATGTTTGAAGTAGGGAACCTGGTTTAAGTCTGCTTCATCGAACGTTTGAAAGccccaaaaatatatatgtatacaaaGTGTATAAAAAATATACTTTCAAGTGTGTATTTCATAGGGGTAAGGGTGAGGGTTATATCACAGTGTTCCATCAACTTCTTGCTCTCCACCTTCCCCTCGTCTCCGCCAGGGCCAAGAGGAAGCGTTACTTTGAGTACCCCCTGCTGGAGAGATACATGCAGTGCAAGCATGGCTCCTACTTCCTGGTCAGCATGCTGTTCCTGCGTGGCTTCCTGTTGCTCATCTTCCTGTCCGCTTCCTGTCTGTACCTGGTCTACTTCCACCTGTCTGCCTTCCTCCAGGATGAGTTCAGCTGCTTCGTGCGTACCGGCCTGCTCAGGGATCAGAGCTGGGTCCCCGAGCTGGTTCAGTGTAAAATGACCGGCCAGCTGGTCTTCCAGGTCATAAGCGTTGCTAACGGCGCCATCTATGTCCTGCTGGCGCCTATCGTCCTCTTCAGCCTGGTCCGTCTGTTTGTTTGGGACACAACCTTCCTGTCCGTCTACGAAGTACTTCCTGCTCTGGGCCTGATCAGTGGGCAGAAGCTGGGCTGCCCTCTCAATGACCTCAACGTGCTTCTTCTCTTCCTGAGAGCCAACGTGGCCCACCTGCGCTCCTACGGCAGGCTGAGGGCCTTGTGCTCGCTGACGCCACcgcaggtggggagggggaactGCGAGAAGCGACCGGGAAATGGAATTGTGAGCCTGGAAGaagcggaggagagggaggaagcggcgcgggagctgaaggaggaggtagaggaggccagggaggaagggaagctgAACCTGGTGGACATCATGACCATCCTGGGCGCAGCGAGGGGAAACGCTGTGAACTGCAGCGAGGGGAGGCCGGTCGTGGAGGAGAATATGACCCTCGGTACCGTAACGCTCATCTATTCTCTCAAACGCATTCTGCTCATCTGCATTTTTGTCTATATCATTTGGGATGTTCAGAAAATAATCAAGTGAGGCTTTGTTCGTATCGGCAGATGATCACGGAAGTACTCTTGTT
The genomic region above belongs to Hypomesus transpacificus isolate Combined female chromosome 20, fHypTra1, whole genome shotgun sequence and contains:
- the pknox2 gene encoding homeobox protein PKNOX2, with the translated sequence MQHVPPAPGLAMMATQSVPPPSYQESQQMTGTTQQNSKTPQVHLPAAGGASTPVSVTLDPQAQLESDKRAVYRHPLFPLLALLFEKCEQATQGSECITSASFDVDIENFVHQQEQDHKPFFSEDPELDNLVRPEEHTPETRVILKHDFMVKPVLRRTSKSADYWEGNMKYVYLKCIFFVQQHPYPTEDEKRQIAGQTNLTLLQVNNWFINARRRILQPMLDASNPDPAPKAKKMKSQHRPTQRFWPDSIVAGVLQSHGALAGGHSDNSLNMDGLQPLSSDSATLAMQQAMLAATEDSMDGTEEEEEEEEEEEEEEEEGMEDEEEEEEEEDDSQGGRQLSAGGSGRRGLSMEQREGLE
- the panx3 gene encoding pannexin-3 isoform X1, whose translation is MSIANAAATAMLSDALLQEGSASGTNRLIHLELELPLDKVIKFVSVGLPLLLVSMACAREMSVGPQITCFPPNNFTVKQAVYVDTYCWDSLMHHESDVNGNFEERSLWVHKMFPYSLLAMAMLMYLPALIWRYLAIPSLGSDLLFIIDELDKSYNRSVRLAQNILDMRQNTENPLTFQAELDRAKRKRYFEYPLLERYMQCKHGSYFLVSMLFLRGFLLLIFLSASCLYLVYFHLSAFLQDEFSCFVRTGLLRDQSWVPELVQCKMTGQLVFQVISVANGAIYVLLAPIVLFSLVRLFVWDTTFLSVYEVLPALGLISGQKLGCPLNDLNVLLLFLRANVAHLRSYGRLRALCSLTPPQVGRGNCEKRPGNGIVSLEEAEEREEAARELKEEVEEAREEGKLNLVDIMTILGAARGNAVNCSEGRPVVEENMTLGTVTLIYSLKRILLICIFVYIIWDVQKIIK
- the panx3 gene encoding pannexin-3 isoform X2; translated protein: MSIANAAATAMLSDALLQEGSASGTNRLIHLELELPLDKVIKFVSVGLPLLLVSMACAREMSVGPQITCFPPNNFTVKQAVYVDTYCWDSLMHHESDVNGNFEERSLWVHKMFPYSLLAMAMLMYLPALIWRYLAIPSLGSDLLFIIDELDKSYNRSVRLAQNILDMRQNTENPLTFQAELDRAKRKRYFEYPLLERYMQCKHGSYFLVSMLFLRGFLLLIFLSASCLYLVYFHLSAFLQDEFSCFVRTGLLRDQSWVPELVQCKMTGQLVFQVISVANGAIYVLLAPIVLFSLVRLFVWDTTFLSVYEVLPALGLISGQKLGCPLNDLNVLLLFLRANVAHLRSYGRLRALCSLTPPQVGRGNCEKRPGNGIVSLEEAEEREEAARELKEEVEEAREEGKLNLVDIMTILGAARGNAVNCSEGRPVVEENMTLEPNLLGYHELKETASRSHYG